In Mycobacterium gallinarum, a single window of DNA contains:
- a CDS encoding LLM class flavin-dependent oxidoreductase has protein sequence MEIGIFLMPAHPPERSLFDATQWDLDIIELADQLGYVEAWVGEHFTVPWEPICAPDLLLAQALQRTKRIKLAPGAHLLPYHHPVELAHRVAYFDHLAQGRFMLGVGASGIPGDWALFDVDGHNGEHREMTREALEIMLRIWTEDGPWEHRGKYWNANGIAPMYDGLMRRHIKPFQSPHPPIGVTGFSAGSETLKLAGERGYIPMSLDLNTDYVATHWDAVLEGAARSGRTPDRREWRLVREVVVAETDEKAFRYAVDGMLGRNMREYVLPTFKTMGMTKFYKHDPAVPDADVTPEYLAENTFVVGSVETVVDKLEATYDQVGGFGHLLILGFDYSEDPGPWKESMRLLAEEVMPRLNARIAKKPAGAVV, from the coding sequence ATGGAGATCGGAATTTTCCTCATGCCGGCACACCCGCCGGAGCGAAGCCTGTTCGACGCCACCCAGTGGGATCTCGACATAATCGAGCTCGCCGACCAGCTGGGTTACGTCGAGGCGTGGGTCGGTGAGCACTTCACCGTGCCGTGGGAGCCGATCTGTGCGCCGGACCTGCTGCTGGCGCAGGCGCTGCAGCGCACGAAGAGGATCAAGCTGGCGCCGGGTGCGCACCTGTTGCCGTACCACCACCCGGTGGAATTGGCGCATCGCGTCGCATATTTCGACCATCTCGCGCAGGGCAGGTTCATGCTCGGTGTCGGCGCCAGCGGCATCCCAGGGGACTGGGCCCTGTTCGACGTGGACGGCCACAACGGTGAGCATCGCGAGATGACGCGTGAGGCGCTCGAAATCATGTTGCGCATCTGGACCGAGGACGGACCGTGGGAGCACCGCGGAAAGTACTGGAACGCCAACGGGATTGCGCCGATGTACGACGGCCTGATGCGCCGTCACATCAAGCCGTTCCAGTCGCCGCACCCGCCGATCGGTGTCACCGGCTTCAGCGCCGGTTCGGAAACCCTCAAACTCGCGGGCGAACGCGGCTACATACCGATGAGCCTCGATCTGAACACCGACTACGTGGCCACCCACTGGGATGCCGTGCTGGAAGGGGCGGCCCGCAGCGGGCGTACTCCCGATCGCCGTGAATGGCGACTGGTGCGCGAGGTCGTTGTGGCGGAGACCGACGAGAAGGCGTTCCGCTACGCCGTCGACGGCATGCTCGGCCGCAACATGCGCGAGTACGTACTGCCGACCTTCAAGACGATGGGCATGACGAAGTTCTACAAGCACGACCCCGCGGTGCCCGATGCCGACGTCACGCCGGAGTACCTGGCCGAGAACACATTTGTGGTGGGTTCGGTCGAGACGGTCGTGGACAAACTGGAGGCGACCTACGACCAGGTCGGCGGTTTCGGTCACCTGCTCATCCTCGGGTTCGACTACAGCGAGGACCCCGGACCGTGGAAGGAGTCGATGCGGCTACTCGCGGAGGAAGTCATGCCGCGGCTGAACGCGCGCATCGCGAAAAAGCCGGCGGGCGCGGTCGTCTGA
- a CDS encoding enoyl-CoA hydratase — protein MSDFDYIGYEVIDGGQIAVITLDRPKQRNAQNRGMLVELGCAFELAESNDEVRVVLLRAAGSSFSAGHDLGSTDDVRERSPGPDQHPTYQCNGGTYGGVESRNRQEWHYFFENTKRWRNLRKITVAEVHGMVLSAGLMLAWCCDLIVAGEDTVFADVVGTRLGMCGVEYFGHPWEFGPRKAKELLLTGDSLDADEAHAIGMVSKVFPNDELADRTVEFVRRIAKLPTLAALLIKESVNQTVDAMGFSTALDACFKIHQLNHAHWSEVTGGELSYGTVDYGLEDWRIAPEILPAAKRRP, from the coding sequence GTGTCGGATTTCGACTACATCGGATACGAGGTCATCGACGGGGGGCAGATCGCCGTCATCACGCTCGATCGGCCCAAGCAGCGCAACGCGCAGAACCGCGGAATGCTCGTCGAGCTGGGCTGCGCATTCGAGCTGGCCGAATCGAACGACGAGGTGCGAGTGGTGCTGCTGCGGGCCGCGGGGTCGTCGTTCTCCGCCGGTCACGACCTGGGCTCCACCGACGATGTCCGGGAACGCTCACCAGGCCCCGACCAGCACCCGACCTACCAGTGCAACGGCGGAACGTACGGCGGAGTCGAGTCCCGCAACCGTCAGGAGTGGCACTACTTCTTCGAGAACACCAAGCGCTGGCGCAATCTGCGCAAGATCACTGTCGCCGAGGTCCACGGCATGGTCCTGTCGGCCGGACTGATGCTGGCATGGTGCTGTGACCTCATCGTCGCCGGTGAGGACACCGTTTTCGCCGACGTCGTCGGCACGCGGCTGGGCATGTGCGGCGTCGAGTACTTCGGCCACCCGTGGGAGTTCGGGCCCCGCAAGGCGAAGGAACTGCTGCTCACCGGCGACTCGCTGGATGCCGACGAAGCCCACGCCATCGGCATGGTGAGCAAGGTGTTCCCCAACGACGAGCTGGCCGATCGCACCGTCGAGTTCGTCCGCCGCATCGCCAAGTTGCCGACCCTCGCGGCCCTCCTGATCAAGGAATCGGTGAATCAGACCGTCGACGCGATGGGCTTTTCGACGGCGCTCGACGCCTGCTTCAAGATCCATCAGCTCAATCACGCGCACTGGAGCGAAGTGACCGGCGGGGAGTTGTCCTACGGGACGGTCGACTACGGACTCGAGGACTGGCGCATCGCACCCGAGATCCTGCCCGCGGCCAAGCGGCGGCCCTGA
- a CDS encoding acyl-CoA dehydrogenase, producing the protein MDVEYPQQAEAFRDRIRTFLAEHLPQSWPGGGALAPEDRETFAHRWRQILADRGLVAVSWPREYGGAGLSVIEQVVLAEEFARAGAPEPPENDRFGIELIGNTLIALGSEEQKRHFLPRILSGEDRWCQGFSEPEAGSDLASVRTRAVLDGDEWVVNGQKIWTSAGACANWIFVLARTAPDAPKHKGLSLLLVPMDQPGVDVRPIVNAAGHASFSEVFLTDARTPAANVVGGIGRGWPTAMTLLGFERGAQITTAAIDFGRDLERLNDLARARGLHTDPHIRDGLAWCYSRVQIMRYQGYRGLTQLLDGRRPGPDAAISKVIWSEYFRRHTELAAEILGVETLGPEGPGNGAALIVPEAGTPNSAACWMDELLYARAATIYAGSSQIQRNVIGEQLLGLPKEPRPHAAAGGNR; encoded by the coding sequence ATGGACGTCGAGTACCCGCAACAAGCAGAGGCGTTCCGGGACCGGATCCGCACGTTCCTCGCCGAGCACCTTCCGCAGAGCTGGCCGGGCGGCGGTGCGCTGGCGCCGGAAGACCGGGAGACTTTCGCACATCGGTGGCGCCAGATCCTCGCGGACCGCGGACTGGTCGCCGTGTCCTGGCCGAGGGAATATGGCGGAGCCGGCCTGTCCGTCATCGAACAGGTCGTCCTGGCAGAGGAATTCGCCCGCGCCGGCGCACCGGAACCTCCGGAGAACGACCGGTTCGGAATCGAGCTGATCGGCAACACGCTGATCGCACTTGGTTCCGAGGAGCAGAAGAGGCACTTTCTGCCGCGGATCCTGTCCGGCGAGGACCGTTGGTGTCAGGGTTTCTCCGAGCCCGAGGCAGGCTCCGACCTGGCGTCGGTGCGGACGAGGGCCGTGCTCGACGGCGACGAGTGGGTGGTCAACGGCCAGAAGATCTGGACATCCGCAGGCGCATGCGCAAACTGGATTTTCGTGCTGGCGCGCACAGCTCCCGATGCACCGAAGCACAAGGGACTTTCACTGCTGCTGGTCCCGATGGACCAACCGGGCGTCGACGTGCGCCCGATCGTCAACGCTGCCGGGCATGCCTCGTTCAGCGAGGTGTTCCTGACCGACGCCCGAACCCCGGCAGCCAACGTGGTCGGCGGGATCGGCCGCGGGTGGCCGACCGCGATGACGCTGCTCGGCTTCGAACGCGGCGCGCAGATCACCACCGCGGCCATCGACTTCGGGAGGGACCTCGAGCGGTTGAACGACCTCGCCAGAGCGCGTGGATTGCACACCGACCCGCATATCCGCGACGGACTGGCGTGGTGCTATTCGCGGGTCCAGATCATGCGTTACCAGGGCTACCGCGGTCTGACGCAGCTGCTGGACGGCCGGCGTCCCGGCCCCGACGCCGCGATCAGCAAGGTCATCTGGAGCGAGTACTTCAGGCGCCACACGGAGCTGGCCGCCGAGATCCTCGGCGTCGAGACGCTCGGGCCGGAAGGTCCGGGCAACGGTGCGGCGCTGATAGTTCCGGAGGCGGGCACACCCAACTCGGCGGCCTGCTGGATGGACGAACTGCTCTACGCGCGTGCCGCGACGATCTACGCCGGTAGTTCTCAGATCCAGCGCAATGTGATCGGTGAGCAACTGCTCGGGCTGCCCAAAGAACCACGGCCTCACGCGGCCGCAGGCGGGAATCGGTGA
- a CDS encoding acyl-CoA dehydrogenase family protein produces MDFRYSTEQDDFRASLNGFLRDAAPPAMIRGAAGHDPQLWKRMCNELELPGLHVPLEYGGAGGTLLEAAVAFSELGRALTPVPLAATTFAVEAVFRTGDEEQRRRLLKGMLCGDQVGALAVAAHGDTDPATARVRAEWQGGTVLTGVCGPVLHGSVADLFIVPAVADGVVALHVVAADAPGVTLVNLPSFDVTRPVARLELAHAPAEALSAGSPEDIERVMDIARVLLAAEMLGGAEACLTMAVEYARTRKQFDRPIGSFQAVKHACAEMMIEIDATRTAVMYAAMSAADDAELRIVGPLVKAQAADTFALCAGSAIQVHGGIAFTWEHDLHLYFRRAKTTQALFGGSTHHRLLLADRAGL; encoded by the coding sequence ATGGACTTTCGTTACAGCACAGAACAAGACGACTTTCGCGCATCACTGAACGGTTTTCTCCGTGACGCCGCACCGCCCGCCATGATCCGCGGCGCCGCGGGCCACGACCCCCAGCTCTGGAAGCGGATGTGCAACGAGCTGGAGCTGCCGGGGTTGCACGTTCCGCTCGAATACGGCGGTGCGGGTGGCACCTTGCTCGAGGCGGCGGTCGCGTTCTCCGAGCTCGGCCGGGCACTGACGCCGGTTCCGTTGGCGGCCACGACCTTTGCAGTCGAAGCGGTGTTCCGCACCGGTGACGAGGAGCAGCGTCGCAGACTGCTGAAGGGAATGCTCTGTGGAGACCAGGTCGGCGCGCTCGCGGTGGCAGCCCATGGCGACACCGACCCCGCGACGGCACGGGTGCGCGCCGAATGGCAGGGCGGCACCGTCCTCACCGGCGTATGCGGGCCGGTCCTGCACGGTTCGGTCGCGGACCTGTTCATCGTGCCCGCGGTGGCCGACGGTGTGGTCGCCCTGCACGTGGTGGCAGCGGATGCGCCGGGGGTGACTCTCGTGAACCTGCCGTCCTTCGACGTCACACGACCCGTCGCCAGGCTGGAACTGGCGCACGCTCCCGCCGAAGCGCTGTCCGCGGGGTCACCCGAGGATATCGAGCGGGTGATGGACATCGCACGGGTGCTGCTCGCCGCGGAGATGCTCGGCGGCGCCGAGGCCTGTCTCACGATGGCGGTCGAATACGCCCGCACCCGAAAGCAGTTCGATCGCCCGATCGGATCCTTTCAGGCGGTCAAGCACGCCTGTGCCGAGATGATGATCGAGATCGATGCGACGCGCACGGCTGTGATGTACGCCGCGATGAGTGCCGCGGACGACGCGGAACTGCGGATCGTCGGCCCGCTGGTGAAGGCGCAGGCCGCCGACACCTTCGCGCTGTGCGCCGGTTCCGCCATCCAGGTGCACGGCGGTATCGCCTTCACTTGGGAGCACGACCTGCACCTGTACTTCCGACGCGCCAAGACGACCCAGGCGCTGTTCGGTGGAAGCACACATCATCGCCTGCTGCTCGCCGACCGCGCGGGTCTTTGA
- a CDS encoding long-chain-fatty-acid--CoA ligase, whose protein sequence is MTTLVSPCTGITLSDVLRRHAGVRPDKVAFVDPRRRCTFFELDDRVTRLANALSARGIGHGDRVAVLGYNSIELVESWLAALRLGAIAVPVNFRMVADEIAYVLSDSGAAAVLVDIALAPAVEEACAKAPSVDTVITIGGDMDDIIAAADSAVAEVTVDDEAPAFIMYTSGTTGFPKGAVLTHRNLYLHAFSSIATLGNRDDDDCWMAVAPLFHTAGVSGMLPMFLNGRTAVIPPSGGFDPAAIVATIVEERVTSCWMTPAQWQIVCAMPDLGSRDLSRLCRVWWGAAPASTTLLRTMIDAFPHAEIIAAFGQTECSPITCLLRGEDALRKIGSVGTPMLNVETRIVDDQMNDVAQGEVGEIVYLGPLVMKEYWNKADETAEAFHGGWFHSGDLVRQDSDGYIYVVDRKKDMIISGGENIYCAEVENVLATCPKVAEVAIIGVPDVKWGETPLAVIVPRDAADPPTDDDIEAHCRQHLAPYKRPRRLAIVDTLPRNASGKVLKTRLREEYGAAESGTQAYAMGPTDTPLLDETIGANFERTATTYPDAEALVDVAGGRRWSYAELNAEIDLVARALIASGIERGDRVGIWAPNCPEWTILQYATAKIGAILVAVNPAYRTHELAYVLRQSGTRLLVSASAFKTSDYRSMVGEVLPETPDVTGVVFLDTGDWDALRARASQVSAADLRTRMDSLQPSDPINIQYTSGTTGSPKGATLSHHNILNNGFFVTELINLGPGERLCIPVPFYHCFGMVMGNLGCTTHGATMVIPAAGFDPAATLEAIEKERCTALYGVPTMFIAMLGHPDLGERDLSSLRTGIMAGATCPMELMKRCVNELNMSELAIAYGMTETSPVSCQTLIDDDLDRRTSTVGRAHPHVEIRIVDPETGHTVKRGQPGEFCTRGYSVMLGYWNDDDRTREAVDVDGWMHTGDLAVMRDDGYCMVIGRIKDMVIRGGENVYPREVEEFLHTHPDIDDAQVIGVPDEKYGEEICAWIRMRAGRTPLDADAVRAFASGKLAHFKIPRYVHVVDEFPMTVTGKVRKVEMRTETVRLLGLET, encoded by the coding sequence ATGACCACGCTCGTATCCCCCTGCACCGGCATCACGCTCAGCGATGTCCTGCGCAGGCATGCCGGTGTCCGACCCGACAAGGTCGCGTTCGTCGATCCGCGACGACGGTGCACCTTTTTCGAGCTGGACGACCGGGTGACACGGCTGGCCAACGCGCTGTCCGCCCGCGGTATCGGCCATGGCGATCGGGTGGCCGTCCTCGGATACAACAGCATCGAACTCGTCGAGTCCTGGCTTGCCGCATTGCGTCTCGGCGCCATCGCGGTACCCGTGAACTTCCGGATGGTGGCCGACGAGATCGCATATGTGCTCTCGGACAGCGGTGCGGCGGCCGTGTTGGTGGACATCGCGCTCGCGCCGGCGGTGGAAGAGGCATGTGCCAAGGCTCCGTCGGTAGACACGGTCATCACCATCGGCGGTGATATGGACGACATCATCGCCGCCGCCGACAGTGCTGTCGCTGAGGTCACGGTCGACGACGAGGCGCCCGCCTTCATCATGTACACGTCGGGGACGACAGGCTTCCCCAAGGGCGCTGTCCTCACCCACCGCAACCTTTATCTGCACGCCTTCAGTTCGATCGCCACCCTGGGAAACCGCGATGACGACGACTGTTGGATGGCAGTGGCGCCGCTGTTTCATACGGCCGGTGTGTCCGGGATGCTGCCGATGTTCCTCAACGGCCGCACCGCGGTCATTCCCCCCTCGGGCGGGTTCGACCCCGCCGCGATCGTCGCCACGATCGTCGAGGAACGCGTCACCTCGTGCTGGATGACGCCGGCTCAGTGGCAGATCGTCTGCGCCATGCCCGATCTCGGCTCCCGGGATCTGTCCCGCCTGTGCCGCGTGTGGTGGGGTGCCGCGCCTGCGTCGACGACGCTGCTGCGAACCATGATCGACGCGTTCCCGCACGCCGAGATCATCGCCGCGTTCGGTCAGACCGAGTGCAGCCCCATCACGTGTCTGCTCCGTGGCGAGGACGCGCTGCGCAAGATCGGCTCGGTGGGCACGCCGATGCTCAACGTGGAGACGCGGATCGTGGACGACCAGATGAACGATGTCGCCCAGGGCGAGGTCGGCGAGATCGTCTATCTGGGCCCACTGGTCATGAAGGAGTACTGGAACAAGGCCGACGAGACGGCAGAAGCGTTCCACGGCGGGTGGTTTCACTCCGGCGACCTGGTCCGCCAGGACTCCGACGGCTACATCTATGTGGTCGACCGCAAGAAGGACATGATCATCTCCGGCGGGGAGAACATCTACTGCGCCGAGGTGGAGAACGTGCTCGCCACCTGTCCCAAGGTCGCCGAGGTGGCGATCATCGGGGTACCCGATGTGAAGTGGGGCGAGACGCCCTTGGCCGTGATCGTCCCGCGCGACGCTGCCGATCCTCCGACCGACGACGACATCGAAGCGCATTGCCGGCAGCACCTCGCCCCCTACAAGCGCCCGCGTCGCCTCGCGATCGTCGACACGTTGCCGCGCAACGCAAGCGGGAAGGTCCTGAAGACTCGGCTGCGCGAGGAATACGGTGCCGCCGAGTCCGGTACCCAGGCGTATGCCATGGGACCGACCGACACTCCCCTGCTTGACGAGACGATCGGGGCGAACTTCGAGCGGACCGCCACGACGTATCCCGACGCGGAGGCCCTGGTCGACGTCGCAGGCGGCCGGCGCTGGTCCTATGCCGAACTGAACGCCGAGATCGACTTGGTCGCACGGGCGTTGATCGCAAGCGGTATCGAGCGCGGTGATCGCGTCGGCATCTGGGCGCCCAACTGCCCGGAATGGACCATCCTCCAGTACGCGACCGCCAAGATCGGCGCGATCCTGGTCGCCGTCAACCCCGCCTACCGCACCCACGAGCTGGCGTATGTGCTCCGCCAGTCGGGCACGCGACTCTTGGTGTCAGCGAGCGCGTTCAAGACCTCCGACTACCGCAGCATGGTCGGCGAAGTGCTGCCGGAAACACCCGACGTGACCGGGGTCGTCTTCTTGGACACCGGCGACTGGGACGCCCTGCGGGCCCGCGCCAGTCAGGTGTCGGCGGCCGACTTGCGGACGCGAATGGACAGCCTGCAGCCCAGCGATCCGATCAACATCCAATACACCTCGGGGACAACGGGTTCCCCCAAGGGCGCCACCCTGTCACACCACAACATCCTCAACAACGGGTTCTTCGTCACCGAGCTGATCAACCTCGGCCCCGGCGAACGGCTCTGCATCCCGGTGCCCTTCTATCACTGCTTCGGCATGGTGATGGGCAATCTCGGGTGCACCACCCACGGCGCCACGATGGTCATTCCCGCGGCAGGATTCGACCCGGCCGCGACGTTGGAGGCGATCGAAAAGGAGCGCTGCACCGCCCTTTACGGCGTACCGACGATGTTCATCGCAATGCTCGGCCACCCCGATCTCGGCGAGCGTGACCTTTCATCGCTGCGGACCGGCATCATGGCCGGGGCGACCTGCCCGATGGAGCTGATGAAGCGGTGCGTCAACGAGCTGAACATGTCCGAGCTGGCGATCGCCTACGGCATGACGGAAACGTCGCCGGTGTCCTGCCAGACGCTGATCGACGACGACCTGGACCGCCGCACCTCCACCGTGGGGCGGGCGCATCCGCACGTAGAGATCAGGATCGTCGACCCCGAAACCGGTCACACCGTGAAACGTGGTCAGCCAGGCGAGTTTTGCACCAGGGGCTATTCGGTGATGCTGGGCTATTGGAACGACGACGACCGCACGCGCGAGGCCGTCGATGTCGACGGCTGGATGCACACCGGTGATCTGGCGGTGATGCGGGACGACGGGTACTGCATGGTGATCGGTCGCATCAAGGACATGGTGATCCGCGGCGGCGAGAACGTCTATCCGCGCGAGGTCGAGGAGTTTCTGCACACCCACCCCGACATCGATGACGCTCAGGTGATCGGCGTTCCCGACGAGAAGTACGGTGAAGAGATCTGCGCCTGGATCAGGATGCGGGCCGGCCGCACACCACTGGACGCCGACGCCGTGCGGGCGTTCGCATCCGGAAAGCTCGCGCACTTCAAGATTCCGCGCTATGTACACGTCGTCGACGAGTTCCCGATGACGGTGACCGGCAAGGTCCGCAAGGTCGAGATGCGGACCGAGACGGTACGGCTCTTGGGGTTGGAAACCTAG
- a CDS encoding ATP-binding cassette domain-containing protein, with amino-acid sequence MTATVDQHVEEAPSGGKVPLVELKSIGKMYGNITALKDISLRVHAGEVTGILGDNGAGKSTLIKIIAGYHPPSEGELLVDGEPARLASPKDALGKGIATVYQNLAVVPLMPVWRNFFLGQELRKKSFPFSLDSNAMRATTLSELAKMGIELPDVDVPIGSLSGGQRQCVAIARAVFFGARVLILDEPTAALGVKQSGVVLKYITAAKEAGFGVVFITHNPHHAHMVGDHFVLLNRGRQKLDCTYDDITLEHLTQEMAGGDELEALSHELRGKGA; translated from the coding sequence ATGACCGCAACCGTTGACCAACATGTCGAAGAAGCTCCGTCCGGAGGCAAGGTGCCGCTGGTCGAGCTGAAGAGCATCGGCAAGATGTACGGCAACATCACTGCGCTGAAAGACATCTCGCTACGTGTACACGCCGGCGAGGTGACGGGGATTCTCGGCGACAACGGCGCAGGCAAGTCCACGCTGATCAAGATCATCGCCGGGTACCACCCGCCGAGCGAGGGCGAACTGCTCGTCGACGGTGAGCCCGCCCGCCTCGCATCACCGAAAGATGCACTGGGCAAGGGGATCGCGACGGTCTATCAGAATCTGGCCGTCGTGCCGCTGATGCCGGTGTGGCGCAACTTCTTCCTCGGCCAAGAGCTTCGGAAGAAGTCCTTTCCGTTCTCGTTGGACTCGAACGCGATGCGTGCCACCACGTTGTCCGAACTTGCGAAGATGGGCATCGAACTGCCCGACGTCGACGTGCCCATCGGCTCGCTCTCCGGTGGTCAGCGGCAATGCGTGGCGATCGCGCGGGCCGTGTTCTTCGGTGCGCGAGTGCTCATCCTCGATGAGCCGACCGCGGCACTGGGTGTCAAGCAGTCAGGGGTGGTGTTGAAGTACATCACCGCCGCCAAAGAGGCCGGTTTCGGCGTGGTGTTCATCACACACAATCCGCATCACGCGCACATGGTGGGTGACCACTTCGTGCTGCTCAACCGGGGTCGTCAGAAGCTGGACTGCACATACGACGACATCACGCTCGAGCACCTCACACAGGAGATGGCCGGCGGTGACGAGCTCGAGGCGTTGTCGCACGAACTGCGCGGTAAAGGCGCATAA
- a CDS encoding ABC transporter permease, with protein sequence MSTSTGVDLAERKVVRDERVKERNRIQRMLIRPEMGALIGAVIIFIFFFIMAPPFRSAESLATVLYGSSTIGIMACAVALLMIGGEFDLSAGVAVTTGSLAASMLAWNFHLNLWAGAGLALILSLAVGFFNGYMVMRTKIPSFLITLGTLLMLTGANIAVTKWVSGAVATPSVSDMQGWESARAVFASTLTIFGVPVRITVLWWLLFTLIATYVLFKTKIGNWIFAVGGDAESARAVGVPVTAVKIGLFMFVGFAAWFSGMHLLFSYNTVQSGQGVGQEFIYIIAAVIGGCLLTGGYGTAIGAAIGAFIFGMVQQGIVYAGWEPDWFKFFMGVMLLFAVIANNAFRNYAAKR encoded by the coding sequence ATGAGTACCAGTACCGGAGTCGACCTCGCCGAACGTAAGGTCGTTCGCGACGAACGTGTCAAAGAGCGAAACCGCATACAACGGATGCTGATTCGCCCCGAGATGGGTGCGCTGATCGGCGCGGTCATCATCTTCATCTTCTTCTTCATCATGGCGCCGCCGTTCAGGTCGGCCGAATCGCTGGCCACAGTGCTCTACGGCAGCTCGACCATCGGAATCATGGCGTGCGCAGTCGCCCTGCTGATGATCGGCGGTGAGTTCGACCTGTCGGCCGGCGTCGCGGTCACCACAGGTTCCCTGGCGGCGTCCATGCTGGCCTGGAACTTTCATCTGAACCTGTGGGCGGGGGCGGGTTTGGCGCTCATCCTGTCGCTCGCCGTCGGATTCTTCAACGGGTACATGGTGATGAGAACCAAGATCCCGAGCTTCCTGATCACGCTCGGGACCCTGTTGATGTTGACCGGTGCGAATATCGCCGTGACCAAATGGGTTTCCGGGGCTGTCGCCACGCCCAGCGTGAGCGATATGCAGGGCTGGGAGTCCGCCCGTGCCGTGTTCGCGTCGACGCTGACGATCTTCGGGGTGCCCGTGCGCATCACGGTGCTGTGGTGGCTGCTGTTCACCTTGATCGCGACCTACGTGCTGTTCAAGACCAAGATCGGTAACTGGATCTTCGCCGTCGGTGGCGACGCGGAAAGTGCGCGTGCTGTCGGCGTGCCCGTCACCGCGGTGAAGATCGGGCTTTTCATGTTCGTCGGGTTCGCGGCATGGTTTTCCGGCATGCATCTTCTGTTCTCGTACAACACTGTTCAGTCCGGCCAGGGAGTGGGGCAGGAGTTCATCTACATCATTGCTGCCGTCATCGGCGGGTGTCTGCTGACGGGCGGATACGGGACGGCCATCGGTGCCGCGATCGGCGCGTTCATCTTCGGCATGGTGCAGCAGGGCATCGTTTATGCAGGCTGGGAACCAGACTGGTTCAAGTTCTTCATGGGCGTGATGCTGCTGTTCGCGGTCATCGCCAACAACGCATTCCGCAACTACGCCGCTAAGAGGTGA
- a CDS encoding substrate-binding domain-containing protein, protein MRISRLAAMAGVTVLVLGIASCSSTGGKPRESEGGMGGGTVDTPRATIAMITHEVPGDSFWDLIRKGAETAAKKDNIELRYSNDPEAPNQANLVQTAIDSGVDGIALTLAKPDAMRAAVAAAEAKGIPVVAFNAGGDAWQQMGVKEFFGQDEFIAGQAAGDRLKQDGAKKVLCVIQEQGHVGLEDRCAGVKSNFPATENLNVNGKDMPSVESTITAKLQQDPSVDYVVTLGAPFALTAVQSAKNAGSNARIGTFDTNAALVSAIQDGSVQWAVDQQPFLQGYLSIDSLWLYLNNGNVIGGGKETLTGPAFIDKTNVDAVAEFAKGGTR, encoded by the coding sequence ATGAGGATTAGTCGGCTCGCGGCGATGGCCGGGGTGACCGTGCTCGTACTGGGAATCGCGTCGTGTTCGTCCACCGGCGGTAAGCCGCGGGAGAGCGAAGGCGGGATGGGCGGCGGCACCGTCGACACGCCGCGCGCGACGATCGCGATGATCACCCACGAAGTGCCGGGTGACTCGTTCTGGGATCTGATCCGCAAGGGCGCAGAGACCGCGGCGAAGAAGGACAACATCGAGCTGCGCTATTCGAACGATCCTGAAGCGCCCAACCAGGCCAACCTCGTACAGACCGCGATCGACAGCGGAGTCGATGGCATTGCGCTCACGCTCGCCAAGCCCGATGCGATGCGTGCCGCCGTCGCGGCCGCAGAGGCCAAGGGCATTCCCGTCGTCGCGTTCAACGCAGGCGGCGACGCCTGGCAGCAAATGGGTGTCAAGGAGTTCTTCGGGCAGGACGAGTTCATCGCGGGCCAGGCCGCTGGGGACCGGCTCAAGCAGGACGGCGCGAAGAAGGTGCTCTGTGTCATTCAGGAACAGGGGCACGTCGGCCTCGAAGACCGCTGTGCCGGTGTGAAGAGCAATTTCCCCGCGACCGAGAACCTCAACGTCAACGGCAAGGACATGCCGTCGGTCGAATCGACGATCACCGCGAAGCTGCAACAGGACCCGAGCGTCGACTACGTGGTGACGCTGGGGGCGCCGTTCGCGTTGACCGCTGTGCAATCGGCGAAGAACGCGGGCAGCAACGCCAGGATCGGCACCTTCGACACCAACGCCGCGCTCGTCAGCGCGATCCAGGACGGCAGCGTGCAATGGGCCGTCGATCAGCAGCCGTTCCTGCAGGGTTATCTGTCGATCGACTCGCTGTGGCTGTACCTGAACAACGGCAACGTGATCGGGGGCGGCAAGGAGACCCTGACCGGTCCGGCGTTCATCGACAAGACGAACGTCGACGCCGTGGCCGAGTTTGCGAAGGGCGGAACCCGCTGA